A region of Panicum virgatum strain AP13 chromosome 8N, P.virgatum_v5, whole genome shotgun sequence DNA encodes the following proteins:
- the LOC120686218 gene encoding acyl carrier protein 4, chloroplastic-like isoform X3: MATLSAVSAKPGGFATATVTTPSWKGSRVSGRSLISMGATRSRLVSLRTPRFRVYAAKAETVSKVMDIVKQQLALGADAAAALTPESKFTDLGADSLDTVEIVMALEEEFKITVEEDNPQNITTIQDAADLIDKLVG, encoded by the exons atGGCCACCTTGTCCGCCGTCTCCGCCAAGCCCGGCGGCTTCGCCACGGCGACGGTGACCACCCCGAGCTGGAAG GGAAGCAGGGTTTCAGGCCGGAGCCTCATCTCCATGGGGGCGA CGAGAAGCCGCCTCGTCTCCCTACGAACACCTCGCTTCCGCGTCTACGCG gccaAGGCGGAGACGGTGAGCAAGGTGATGGACATCGTGAAGCAGCAGCTGGCGCTGggcgcggacgcggcggcggcgctgacgccCGAGTCCAAGTTCACGGACCTCGGCGCCGACTCGCTGGACACCGTGGAGATCGTCATGGCGCTCGAGGAGGAGTTCAAGATCACCGTCGAGGAGGACAACCCCCAGAACATCACCACCATCCAGGATGCAGCAGACCTCATCGATAAGCTCGTCGGCTGA
- the LOC120686218 gene encoding uncharacterized protein LOC120686218 isoform X1, with protein sequence MARPGAFEANIDTGSYHNTGPMKVIGLRYRFKQPPGAFGAVIAILLSPWPSAPELSSLCPSFLYLSHLSLPYPRRGDAAPAPAAKAAARARTRTRGLSLGSSCRRRAPRRASSRSSRLRRRGAGASAWGLWRSTTASASSLGPRRRRGSSRPSETVAIQQRQAATGCQARGRTKQSQGEEREYEPGEAKAETVSKVMDIVKQQLALGADAAAALTPESKFTDLGADSLDTVEIVMALEEEFKITVEEDNPQNITTIQDAADLIDKLVG encoded by the exons ATGGCACGACCCGGTGCCTTTGAAGCAAACATCGACACCGGGTCATACCACAACACGGGGCCAATGAAGGTGataggccttaggtaccggttcaaacAACCACCCGGTGCCTTTGGAGCAGTCATCGCGATATTATTAAGTCCCTGGCCGTCGGCACCTGAGCTCTCATCTCTCTGCCCCTCATTTCTCTacctctctcatctctctctacCTTATCCTCGGCGTGGGGACGCAGCGCCCGCTCCagcggcgaaggcggcggcgcgggcgcggacgcGGACGCGGGGGCTCAGCCTGGGaagcagctgccgccgccgcgcgccgcgcaggGCCTCAAGCCGATCAAGCAggctccggcgccgcggcgcaggGGCGTCAGCCTGGGGCCTTTGGAGATCCACTACGGCGTCTGCATCAAGCCTggggccgcggcgacggcgcgggtcAAGCCGTCCCAGCGAAACCGTGGCCATCCAACAACGCCAGGCAGCCACTGGATGCCAAGCAAGGGGCCGCACCAAGCAGAGCCAAGGCGAGGAGCGGGAGTATGAGCCCGGCGAG gccaAGGCGGAGACGGTGAGCAAGGTGATGGACATCGTGAAGCAGCAGCTGGCGCTGggcgcggacgcggcggcggcgctgacgccCGAGTCCAAGTTCACGGACCTCGGCGCCGACTCGCTGGACACCGTGGAGATCGTCATGGCGCTCGAGGAGGAGTTCAAGATCACCGTCGAGGAGGACAACCCCCAGAACATCACCACCATCCAGGATGCAGCAGACCTCATCGATAAGCTCGTCGGCTGA
- the LOC120686218 gene encoding uncharacterized protein LOC120686218 isoform X2, with protein MARPGAFEANIDTGSYHNTGPMKVIGLRYRFKQPPGAFGAVIAILLSPWPSAPELSSLCPSFLYLSHLSLPYPRRGDAAPAPAAKAAARARTRTRGLSLGSSCRRRAPRRASSRSSRLRRRGAGASAWGLWRSTTASASSLGPRRRRGSSRPSETVAIQQRQAATGCQARGRTKQSQGEEREYEPGEGRQPSEQEHTWPEAKHARRVGQQLAR; from the exons ATGGCACGACCCGGTGCCTTTGAAGCAAACATCGACACCGGGTCATACCACAACACGGGGCCAATGAAGGTGataggccttaggtaccggttcaaacAACCACCCGGTGCCTTTGGAGCAGTCATCGCGATATTATTAAGTCCCTGGCCGTCGGCACCTGAGCTCTCATCTCTCTGCCCCTCATTTCTCTacctctctcatctctctctacCTTATCCTCGGCGTGGGGACGCAGCGCCCGCTCCagcggcgaaggcggcggcgcgggcgcggacgcGGACGCGGGGGCTCAGCCTGGGaagcagctgccgccgccgcgcgccgcgcaggGCCTCAAGCCGATCAAGCAggctccggcgccgcggcgcaggGGCGTCAGCCTGGGGCCTTTGGAGATCCACTACGGCGTCTGCATCAAGCCTggggccgcggcgacggcgcgggtcAAGCCGTCCCAGCGAAACCGTGGCCATCCAACAACGCCAGGCAGCCACTGGATGCCAAGCAAGGGGCCGCACCAAGCAGAGCCAAGGCGAGGAGCGGGAGTATGAGCCCGGCGAG GGAAGACAGCCGAGCGAGCAGGAGCACACGTGGCCCGAGGCAAAGCACGCGCGGCGCGTCGGCCAGCAGCTCGCGCGGTAG
- the LOC120686935 gene encoding RNA polymerase II C-terminal domain phosphatase-like 3: protein MRVTVTPKDEERLVGLMARERPRSAVVTAGGDLVTAPGGGEGSDGDSSGSIQEITADDFRKDSSSGGALGFGASAPPRSRSWTGPPAMGYMARSYGQAFHSFAWLQAVQKKPLVACPAPEEVDEDEVEHAVDDASDGEKEEGEIEEGEAVEGSSSPPRPPPETIDLDSDAPEKSESVFAERSGGAAPSAAFQEVEVDYDQRVGSILEELEMISIEEAEKSFEGTCARLRTCFENLKPLYPENGSPVQILDPLVHQAFIGIDTLTTVAKSFNLPRREQNKTMLLKLLFHIKNRYSYMLSPDQRDELDSRVRQLVFEEKDNVSDPSTSGGTKVTNVPDTSGQISSGRLPFESGAANPFSASSLQRLEVPAKRISPLLDLHADYDENSLPSPTRDNAPPFPVPKPFGSFPMVPKHPSFPERAEPGRNSIYPSLNDPLKAVSSYQQKYGHKSVFPSDDLPSPTPSGDEGKSADKGGDIFGEVSSIPIPKKTVPSKSQMPASQPNTVSSSNISYAGGPPGYGKQAEQSAVGPNNALKTTSKNRDPRLRFLNRDSAGATDANQRVNPKDGNLGVGVPIINRKHKAVDEPQVDENLLKRFRNGSGDPRNVLVPTGNPNQLMTNMRALPNSSGTNTPFLQPYKSSAAQISAPPAVSLPPSLLKDIAVNPTVLMNWIKMEQQKMSASEPRQVATANAISSGMTNIENAGTVLPPGNAPKTTEAAQVLSIRPQVPMQTPPLNSQNDAGVLRMKPRDPRRILHNNVAQKTDAVGLEQVKSNGTAQPDSQGTKDQTASIVSQPALLPSIARPFSLSTKHVDPVSNSQLAATALMAPMAQTSVSIKRADPRLAVEQNGHNADAANAPVIPLEAVQPVIPWGDVDHLLDGYDDQQKALIQKERARRITEQQKMFSARKLCLVLDLDHTLLNSAKFIEVDSIHEEILRQKEEQDRSLPERHLYRLHHMNMWTKLRPGIWNFLEKASKLFELHLYTMGNKLYATEMAKVLDPTGTLFAGRVISRGDDGDPFDSDDRVPKSKDLDGVLGMESAVVIIDDSVRVWPHNRHNLIVVERYTYFPCSRRQFGLPGPSLLEIDRDERPEDGTLASSLAVIERIHRNFFSHPNLNEADVRSILAAEQQRILAGCRILFSRVFPIGDTKPHVHPLWQTAEQFGAVCTNQIDDRVTHVVANSLGTDKVNWALSTGRFVVHPGWVEASALLYRRANELDFAVQTTL, encoded by the exons ATGCGCGTGACGGTCACGCCAAAGGACGAGGAGAGGCTGGTCGGCTTGATGGCGCGGGagcggccgcggtcggcggtggtgacggcgggCGGGGATTTGGTGAccgctcccggcggcggcgaggggtcgGACGGGGACTCGTCGGGGTCGATACAGGAGATCACCGCCGACGACTTCAGGAAGGACTCGTCGTCCGGCGGCGCGTTGGGGTTCGGTGCTTCGGCGCCGCCGAGATCTAGGTCTTGGACGGGCCCCCCGGCCATGGGGTACATGGCGCGGAGCTACGGGCAGGCGTTCCACAGCTTCGCGTGGCTGCAGGCCGTGCAGAAGAAGCCGCTCGTGGCGTGCCCGGCGCCAGaggaggtggacgaggacgaggtGGAGCACGCCGTGGACGACGCCTCCGAcggggagaaggaggagggTGAGATTGAGGAGGGGGAGGCTGTGGAGGGCTCGTCCTCGCCCCCTCGACCGCCTCCCGAGACCATCGATTTGGACTCCGATGCGCCCGAGAAGTCGGAGTCGGTGTTTGCAGAGAGGAGTGGCGGCGCGGCACCTTCTGCGGCCTtccaggaggtggaggtggactATGACCAGCGCGTGGGGAGTATCCTGGAGGAGCTCGAGATGATCTCCATTGAGGAAGCTGAGAA GTCGTTCGAGGGCACGTGCGCACGTCTGCGTACATGCTTTGAGAACCTGAAGCCGCTGTACCCTGAGAATGGGAGCCCAGTGCAAATTCTTGATCCCCTAGTGCACCAAGCGTTCATCGGCATTGACACACTCACCACT GTGGCGAAGTCGTTCAACTTGCCGAGGAGGGAGCAGAATAAGACAATGCTTTTGAA GTTGTTGTTCCACATCAAGAACAGATATTCATACATGCTGTCACCCGACCAGAGAGATGAG CTGGACAGCCGTGTGAGGCAGTTAGTTTTTGAGGAAAAAGACAACGTCAGTGACCCAAGTACCAGTGGTGGCACAAAAGTGACAAATGTACCGGATACATCTGGGCAGATTTCATCAGGGAGATTGCCATTTGAATCAGGAGCAGCAAATCCATTCAGTGCCTCTAGCTTGCAGAGGTTGGAAGTACCTGCAAAAAGGATTAGTCCCTTGTTGGATCTTCATGCAGACTATGACGAGAACAGCTTACCTTCGCCCACAAGGGATAATGCACCTCCTTTTCCTGTGCCAAAGCCTTTTGGATCATTTCCAATGGTACCTAAGCATCCATCTTTCCCAGAGAGAGCTGAACCTGGAAGGAATTCGATATATCCATCCTTAAATGATCCTCTGAAAGCTGTTTCGTCATATCAGCAGAAATACGGGCATAAATCTGTCTTTCCAAGTGATGATCTGCCAAGTCCAACTCCTTCTGGTGATGAGGGTAAATCTGCAGACAAAGGTGGTGATATATTTGGTGAAGTTTCCAGCATCCCAATTCCAAAGAAGACTGTGCCAAGTAAAAGTCAGATGCCTGCCTCCCAACCTAACACAGTCAGCAGCAGCAATATTAGTTATGCAGGTGGTCCACCTGGCTATGGTAAACAAGCTGAGCAGTCGGCTGTGGGTCCAAATAATGCACTAAAGACTACATCCAAAAATAGAGATCCAAGGCTCAGGTTTTTGAACCGTGATTCTGCTGGTGCTACAGATGCGAATCAGCGTGTGAATCCGAAAGATGGGAATTTGGGTGTTGGAGTTCCAATTATTAACCGTAAACACAAGGCAGTGGACGAACCTCAGGTGGATGAAAACTTGTTAAAAAGATTTAGGAATGGTTCTGGGGATCCAAGAAATGTGCTGGTGCCAACAGGGAATCCCAATCAGCTTATGACCAACATGAGGGCTCTGCCAAATAGCAGCGGAACAAATACACCATTTTTGCAACCCTATAAAAGTTCTGCTGCACAAATCAGTGCACCTCCTGCTGTTTCATTGCCGCCTTCTCTATTAAAGGACATTGCTGTGAACCCAACAGTGCTGATGAATTGGATTAAAATGGAACAGCAGAAGATGTCAGCATCAGAACCTCGGCAGGTAGCTACTGCCAATGCCATCTCTAGTGGTATGACCAATATTGAAAATGCTGGCACAGTTTTACCACCTGGCAACGCTCCAAAGACTACAGAAGCTGCACAAGTTCTCTCCATTAGGCCACAGGTTCCAATGCAGACACCACCTTTG AACTCACAAAACGATGCTGGTGTACTACGCATGAAGCCCCGTGATCCCAGGAGGATCCTTCATAATAACGTAGCCCAGAAAACCGATGCAGTGGGCTTGGAACAAGTCAAATCTAATGGAACTGCTCAGCCAGATTCTCAGGGCACCAAAGATCAGACTGCTTCAATTGTTTCTCAACCAGCATTGCTGCCTAGCATTGCACGGCCGTTCTCCTTGAGCACAAAGCATGTTGATCCTGTCTCAAATTCACAGTTAGCTGCTACAGCTCTTATGGCTCCCATGGCACAAACTTCAGTCAGCATAAAAAGGGCAGATCCGAGGCTAGCAGTTGAACAAAATGGTCATAATGCTGATGCAGCAAATGCTCCTGTAATACCACTTGAAGCTGTGCAGCCAGTTATCCCATGGGGTGATGTTGATCATCTCCTTGATGGTTACGATGACCAACAAAAAGCTCTCATACAGAAGGAAAGGGCAAGACGGATCACAGAACAGCAAAAAATGTTTTCAGCGCGGAAGCTATGCCTGGTGCTTGATCTGGATCACACACTACTTAATTCTGCAAAG TTTATAGAAGTGGACTCTATACATGAAGAGATCTTACGGCAGAAAGAGGAACAGGACAGGTCATTGCCAGAACGCCATCTCTATCGTCTTCATCATATGAATATGTGGACGAAACTGCGACCAGGAATATGGAACTTCCTTGAGAAG GCGAGTAAGCTCTTTGAGTTGCATCTGTATACCATGGGAAACAAACTCTATGCTACTGAGATGGCCAAGGTTCTTGACCCTACTGGGACCTTGTTTGCTGGGCGAGTCATCTCAAGAGGTGATGATGGTGATCCATTTGACAGCGATGATCGAGTGCCCAAGAGTAAAGATCTGGATGGTGTGTTGGGGATGGAATCTGCAGTGGTAATCATAGATGATTCTGTGAGAGTGTGGCCTCACAACAGACATAATTTGATAGTTGTAGAGAG ATACACCTATTTCCCCTGCAGCAGACGTCAATTTGGCCTTCCTGGACCATCGCTTCTCGAGATAGACAGAGATGAGAGGCCAGAGGATGGTACCCTTGCTTCTTCACTGGCA GTCATTGAGCGAATTCACCGCAACTTCTTTTCTCATCCTAACCTCAATGAGGCTGATGTGCGAAGCATACTAGCAGCTGAGCAGCAGAGGATCCTTGCTGGCTGTCGTATTCTCTTTAGCCGGGTTTTCCCCATTGGGGATACCAAACCCCACGTGCATCCTCTGTGGCAGACTGCAGAGCAGTTTGGTGCAGTCTGCACGAACCAGATTGATGATCGTGTCACTCATGTTGTTGCCAACTCCCTCGGGACAGACAAGGTGAACTGGGCACTATCCACTGGCAGATTCGTGGTGCACCCAGGATG GGTAGAAGCTTCAGCTCTGCTGTACCGGCGCGCAAATGAGCTTGACTTTGCCGTCCAAACGACCTTATGA
- the LOC120685970 gene encoding uncharacterized protein LOC120685970: protein MGSAHSSHSSVSTAGGEDDDDEEPSAAAAPSSAGPPAPRPPAPAPVRVPPAASALSKVLEQEPEVLPCLAADSPLSPQPSAAGTPRLLAGPGIKVWDPCHVLLPPPPAAHAGRHADAASAVEVVVVSHGECAAAMRPDLVGGRWPAAALTARGERQARALAVFLRSRGARLAAAFASPLDRARATAALICRELDFPEEQIQLSDSLTEMSQGHWEGCPKSEIYTPEMINLMESSQPDFSAPSGESLRQVQFRMMEFLNRTILRLPEKIAMGDTLSQQNEPKGFSRQSSSNSVQDGPPWDLLYRLNRHSLQKKKSGKSRLQFVTSGDNDPEDDFSPKDINQRHLLHEGSLGSSVATSIAIFSHATPIRCLIAGLLDCNPMMSQRICIDDSSVTVLEHSSRTGWQIKRLNDTAHLRLL from the exons atGGGCTCCGCGCACTCGTCCCACTCTTCCGtctccaccgccggcggcgaagacgacgacgacgaggagccctccgccgcggctgccccctcctccgcgggcccgccggcgccgcggccgcccgcgccggcgccagtGCGCGTGCCCCCGGCGGCGTCCGCGTTGTCCAAGGTGCTGGAGCAGGAGCCCGAGGTGCTGCCGTGCCTCGCCGCGGACTCGCCGCTCTCGCCGCAGCCGTCTGCGGCGGGGACCCCGCGCCTGCTCGCGGGCCCCGGCATTAAGGTCTGGGACCCGTGCCACGTCCTCCTCCCGCCCCCGCCCGCGGCGCACGCGGGGAGGCACGCCGACGCCGCCTCGGCGGTGGAGGTCGTGGTGGTCAGCCACGGGGAGTGCGCCGCCGCGATGCGCCCCGACCTCGTcggcggccggtggccggcCGCGGCCCTCACGGCGCGCGGGGAGCGCCAGGCGCGCGCTCTCGCTGTCTTCCTGCGCTCCCGCGGCGCGAGGCTCGCCGCGGCGTTCGCGTCCCCGCTCGAccgcgcccgcgccaccgcggcGCTCATCTGCAGG GAACTTGATTTCCCAGAGGAGCAGATTCAACTATCAGATTCTCTGACTGAGATGAGCCAAGGTCATTGGGAGGGCTGCCCAAAGTCAGAAATTTATACTCCAGAAATGATCAATCTGATGGAGAGCTCCCAACCTGATTTCTCAGCACCATCTGGTGAGTCCCTCAGGCAGGTACAGTTTCGGATGATGGAATTCCTCAACCGGACCATCCTAAGGCTACCAGAAAAGATAGCAATGGGGGACACACTATCGCAACAAAATGAGCCCAAAGGGTTCTCTCGGCAGAGCTCCAGCAATTCTGTCCAAGATGGTCCTCCTTGGGATCTGCTGTACAGGCTTAACCGACATAGCCTCCAAAAAAAGAAATCTGGGAAGAGCCGACTCCagtttgtcacttcaggggacaaTGATCCTGAGGATGACTTCTCCCCTAAAGATATAAACCAGAGGCATCTGCTTCATGAAGGAAGTTTAGGGAGTTCTGTAGCCACCTCCATTGCGATTTTCAGCCATGCAACCCCCATTCGTTGTCTGATTGCAGGCCTGCTGGATTGCAATCCTATGATGTCACAGAGAATATGTATAGACGATTCCTCGGTTACAGTTCTTGAGCATTCATCAAGAACAGGGTGGCAAATAAAAAGGCTTAACGATACTGCGCATCTCAGACTTCTCTAG